One part of the Rutidosis leptorrhynchoides isolate AG116_Rl617_1_P2 chromosome 1, CSIRO_AGI_Rlap_v1, whole genome shotgun sequence genome encodes these proteins:
- the LOC139868991 gene encoding uncharacterized protein isoform X1 has translation MLRSYVSWKEGVRLLGLLVKGMLTDFGDDMHCQFLEIIRSLLECFSSAGQRDAIVEVFYERHLDQLISVIVASCLPNDVTCVGHTSKSSDGIQATAKPEILLNICDLLCKHPQCFDYDYFMEVNSSRPIWKCPLCKKPVCNLDIRIDQDFLKILNEAANNVSHVIFMVY, from the exons ATGTTGCGTTCTTATGTTAGTTGGAAGGAAGGTGTGCGATTACTTGGGCTTCTG GTGAAAGGGATGCTTACAGATTTTGGGGATGATATGCATTGCCAATTTCTTGAAATTATCCGTAGTCTTCTCGAATGTTTTTCTTCAGCAGGACAG agAGATGCTATTGTTGAAGTCTTCTATGAAAGGCACTTGGATCAACTGATCAGTGTAATAGTAGCATCGTGCCTTCCAAATGACGTTACCTGTGTTGGTCATACTTCTAAAAGTTCTGATGGAATTCAAGCAACTGCAAAGCCTGAAATACTTCTAAACATATGTGATCTTCTATGTAAACATCCTCAG TGCTTCGATTACGATTACTTTATGGAAGTTAACTCATCAAGGCCTATTTGGAAGTGTCCGCTTTGTAAAAAGCCAGTCTGCAATTTAGATATACGCATTGATCAGGATTTTCTTAAG ATCTTGAATGAGGCTGCAAACAATGTTAGTCATGTGATCTTCATGGTATATTAG
- the LOC139868991 gene encoding E4 SUMO-protein ligase PIAL2-like isoform X2 — protein MHCQFLEIIRSLLECFSSAGQRDAIVEVFYERHLDQLISVIVASCLPNDVTCVGHTSKSSDGIQATAKPEILLNICDLLCKHPQCFDYDYFMEVNSSRPIWKCPLCKKPVCNLDIRIDQDFLKILNEAANNVSHVIFMVY, from the exons ATGCATTGCCAATTTCTTGAAATTATCCGTAGTCTTCTCGAATGTTTTTCTTCAGCAGGACAG agAGATGCTATTGTTGAAGTCTTCTATGAAAGGCACTTGGATCAACTGATCAGTGTAATAGTAGCATCGTGCCTTCCAAATGACGTTACCTGTGTTGGTCATACTTCTAAAAGTTCTGATGGAATTCAAGCAACTGCAAAGCCTGAAATACTTCTAAACATATGTGATCTTCTATGTAAACATCCTCAG TGCTTCGATTACGATTACTTTATGGAAGTTAACTCATCAAGGCCTATTTGGAAGTGTCCGCTTTGTAAAAAGCCAGTCTGCAATTTAGATATACGCATTGATCAGGATTTTCTTAAG ATCTTGAATGAGGCTGCAAACAATGTTAGTCATGTGATCTTCATGGTATATTAG